Proteins encoded by one window of Xylocopa sonorina isolate GNS202 chromosome 16, iyXylSono1_principal, whole genome shotgun sequence:
- the Atpsynbeta gene encoding ATP synthase, beta subunit — MLSAVSKAAAGALRAVKPTLLQTEVTKISGALSVNSRDYAKAASSKGGAQGKIVAVIGAVVDVQFDDDLPPILNALEVQNRTPRLVLEVAQHLGENTVRTIAMDGTEGLIRGQTVLDSGYPIRIPVGAETLGRIINVIGEPIDERGPIPTDKLAPIHADAPEFVDMSVEQEILVTGIKVVDLLAPYAKGGKIGLFGGAGVGKTVLIMELINNVAKAHGGYSVFAGVGERTREGNDLYHEMIESGVISLKDKTSKVALVYGQMNEPPGARARVALTGLTVAEYFRDQEGQDVLLFIDNIFRFTQAGSEVSALLGRIPSAVGYQPTLATDMGSMQERITTTKKGSITSVQAIYVPADDLTDPAPATTFAHLDATTVLSRAIAELGIYPAVDPLDSTSRIMDPNIIGPEHYNVARGVQKILQDYKSLQDIIAILGMDELSEEDKLTVARARKIQRFLSQPFQVAEVFTGHAGKLVPIEETIKGFKKILGGEYDHLPEVAFYMVGPIEEVVAKAESLAKQ; from the exons ATGTTGAGTGCCGTATCAAAAGCAGCTGCTGGTGCCTTAAGGGCCGTCAAACCTACCCTTCTTCAAACTGAAGTAACGAAAATCTCGGGGGCCTTGTCAGTAAATA GCAGGGATTATGCAAAAGCTGCTAGTTCCAAAGGCGGTGCACAAGGAAAGATTGTTGCTGTCATTGGTGCTGTAGTTGATGTACAATTCGATGATGATCTTCCACCTATTCTTAATGCCTTGGAGGTCCAAAATCGTACTCCAAGGCTAGTACTCGAAGTAGCTCAGCATCTAGGAGAAAACACAGTACGCACTATTGCCATGGACG GTACGGAAGGGTTGATTCGTGGTCAAACCGTGTTGGACTCTGGATATCCCATTCGTATTCCTGTTGGTGCTGAAACATTGGGTCGCATCATTAATGTCATCGGTGAACCAATCGACGAGCGTGGACCTATCCCTACTGACAAACTTGCTCCCATCCATGCGGACGCTCCCGAATTTGTGGACATGTCCGTCGAACAAGAAATTCTGGTAACTGGAATTAAAGTCGTCGATCTTCTTGCTCCTTATGCCAAGGGAGGAAAGATTG GTTTGTTCGGTGGAGCCGGTGTCGGAAAAACTGTCCTGATTATGGAACTGATCAACAATGTAGCCAAGGCCCACGGAGGTTACTCAGTATTCGCTGGTGTGGGTGAACGAACCCGTGAAGGCAATGACTTGTACCATGAAATGATCGAGTCCGGTGTTATTTCCTTAAAAGACAAAACTTCTAAGGTAGCTCTGGTATATGGTCAAATGAACGAACCGCCAGGTGCTCGTGCTCGTGTCGCCTTAACTGGTTTAACCGTTGCGGAATATTTCCGTGACCAAGAGGGACAGGATGTACTGCTATTCATTGACAATATCTTTAGGTTTACTCAGGCCGGTTCCGAA GTATCGGCCTTACTGGGTCGTATTCCATCTGCTGTCGGTTATCAACCAACATTGGCAACCGATATGGGTAGCATGCAGGAACGTATTACTACGACAAAGAAGGGATCTATCACTTCGGTGCAAGCTATTTATGTGCCTGCTGACGACTTGACAGATCCGGCTCCCGCTACCACCTTTGCTCACTTGGACGCAACAACTGTATTATCTCGAGCTATTGCCGAATTGG GTATCTATCCTGCCGTCGATCCACTCGACTCTACTTCTCGTATCATGGATCCTAATATCATCGGCCCTGAACATTATAACGTTGCTCGTGGTGTACAAAAGATCTTGCAGGATTATAAATCGCTTCAAGATATCATTGCTATCTTAGGTATGGATGAATTGTCGGAAGAAGACAAACTCACTGTAGCACGTGCGCGAAAGATCCAGAGGTTTTTATCTCAACCATTCCAG GTTGCCGAAGTGTTCACCGGCCATGCGGGCAAATTAGTACCAATAGAGGAAACTATTAAAGGATTCAAAAAAATTCTTGGTGGAGAGTATGATCATTTGCCGGAAGTCGCATTCTATATGGTCGGACCAATTGAAGAAGTAGTAGCAAAGGCAGAATCATTGGCCAAACAATAA